The Nocardioides salarius genome includes a region encoding these proteins:
- a CDS encoding helix-turn-helix domain-containing protein, which yields MERSYDAGASAGARIRLLRSERGFSLSALAAAAGIGKGTLSELEGGRRNPTLETLYAVAGPLGVPLAALLEDHDGATAADEALTARRLHVATEHGTTTEVYLVQVAPGRTRRSPAHARGAHEQLVVLTGHCRLDVDGAVVELGPGEHHAWAADVPHSYAAGPAGFSGVDVIRTPG from the coding sequence GTGGAACGATCCTACGACGCCGGCGCCTCGGCCGGGGCCCGCATCCGCCTGCTGCGCAGCGAGCGCGGGTTCTCGCTGAGCGCCCTGGCCGCCGCGGCCGGCATCGGCAAGGGCACCCTCTCCGAGCTCGAGGGCGGCCGGCGCAACCCCACGCTCGAGACCCTGTACGCCGTCGCCGGCCCGCTCGGCGTACCCCTCGCGGCCCTGCTCGAGGACCACGACGGCGCCACCGCGGCCGACGAGGCGCTCACCGCCCGCCGGCTGCACGTGGCGACCGAGCACGGCACCACCACCGAGGTCTACCTGGTGCAGGTCGCGCCGGGCCGCACCCGGCGCTCCCCGGCGCACGCGCGCGGCGCCCACGAGCAGCTCGTGGTGCTCACCGGCCACTGTCGCCTCGACGTCGACGGGGCCGTCGTCGAGCTGGGGCCGGGCGAGCACCACGCCTGGGCCGCCGACGTGCCGCACTCCTACGCCGCTGGCCCCGCGGGGTTCAGCGGCGTCGACGTGATCCGCACGCCGGGCTGA